GCGAAGTTGGGTCCTGCCCGGCGTACCACGCGTTCACTAACGGGTTCGTTGCCAGCTCAGCAATCTCGTGGCCTATTACGCTTATCATCCCATCCACTCCTACGTCGCCGTTTGGTGACTTCTTCGGTTTTAGCCCAGGGATGTAATCTGGTACGGCGAACGGGTAGGCACACACTCCTGGGCACAGCTTCGCGCTGTTGCCCACCCACGCGTATGGGAGTGTGTACCCCACGATCGACGGGAATGTGAAATAGTGGAATCCACATACCTGCCCGCAGAAATCCTGGACGTACACGTCATCGGACGTTAGTAACAGATATAACCCACTTTTCGGATTTATTGGCAACGGCTTTGATCTAGCTGTGACCGCACTTTTTATCACGGACTGTATAGATAACCTCGTTAGCGATTTCCCGTGGGAATAAAACCGGTCGTTTTTCTCCTCTCCTAACCGAACCGAGCGCGAGATGTTGGCGCCAGTTTGATCGGTGTAAAGCTGTACGGTCTTCCACCATCCGGCGACGGAAGGGTGGGTAGAACGAGCGGCTGAGATGGAGCTAATGAACTCGCGGATAATCTTCTTCTGAGGCTTCTGCCAAGTTCCGTACCATATTGTATGTACGGTGATGTTAGCGGTGAGAACAGGACCCATGTGGTAACGCAAGTGAACGAACTCAGAAGAGCCCTCGAATTTCTTAGACCCAGCATACAGGAGATCAGATGAGTTGGGGCGGAGGTGGGGCCATGGGCGCCACCCAGAAACTGGGTAGACGGCGCAGATAAGGGAAACCACGGTGAGGAGGGGAAGCAGCGAAATGGGAGGTGGCAGGGTCATGGTAATGAAGGGGAGGGTATTTGCCGAAAGAGCAAACAAGGACCGAGTTTCAAGTGGATCAAAAGGGCATTATATATAGATAGGGAAAGGCGTAGAGATAGAAGAAGACAAgattgtaaaaaagaaaatgaaaatgagaaatttgaaattttgaatgAGGGCATTGATTTGCGGGTAATGGAAGACAGGCAGATTTTATAAAGTAAAGAGAGGCAGCAGAGAGGGATTAGGGAAAGTGGGGCCCAACAGTCAGAGGCGCTGGGCCATCATCCCCATCATGATGGTGGTGGTCGTCATTTGATCGGCTTACACTTTCTGTTTCCAATTGCGCGGGAAAAATGCAGCCCCGAGCCCAAGGGGCATTTCAGGAAtcacacttttcaatttttacttttctttttttactatCACAGTGGATGAAGATGGGGATTGGGATTTGAGAGAAACAGGATTATGATATAAGTCAAAAGATGATTAAGGAGAGTTGGAGATCATCTCATTCACATGATatgcttcttttctttttgtgagtGTGTATTTATTTCATGTATTTTTGAGACTTGTCAGTTGTGTTAATAAAGGCAAACCTACCCTGAGAGCAAATTCATATACAAAAGAAACTATAATGGTGAAGGAGaatatatttttcctttttcagtATTTACTTTcagtagaaaaaaaataaaattcaaaccgtatatatttttaaacaaatttttaagtgaatttggttaattataaatttaaaaatatataaatgtaaGTTTCATATGTAATGATTAAGTTAACAAAATCATATAACCATAAAAAAAACAACTGAATTCATGCATGTATGCCTACACACAAGTTCATCTATAATTTTTCCCTACAGAGTGAGGAGACCTCTCGGGTTGGGCCATTTTATTCTTACCAAAATGTCCCTTGTTCTTTGTCAGTCAGTGACAGAAATGGGGCCCTTGAGTTGTCTTCTTATTTCCGGACAACACTTAAAAATCTGAGGGTATTCTTGTATTTTCGCTTTTTGTACAATATTCTTCTTTACTTTGAGGACCAACTCCGTTGATATTTTAGGTTTGCATGTTTCTCCAAATTATAAGCAACTTTTACGTTAATTAGTCtatttttactataatttaattggattgcaaaataaatatattttattttaattttagaatacaTTTTACTTTAATTGTAATCATTAAAATTTCTTGAATTTATAATATCATGCATCTTTTTGATTGACAACCTTGCTAAAGACATCAATATGGACAGTCTGaaagtttaattttacttttctaTTTATTGaggatatttaatttaatgttttctaattaatttataagtttcAATTTGAACTAGATTTAggctaaatataaaattttttggtTCAATTTcctaatttattgatttatatattaaaatcaatcatttattttcttcattCGTAAGGATAAGATGCtaaaaattgattttagattgaaatttttagattatttttcttttaaaagaggGAAAAGGACAGACTAAATTAAAcctttttcaataaatatatttgtGAAATTTAAAcgctttaatattttttatttttagatcaAATAAAATGTttgggttttatttatttattttttgtattattaAGTATGCTGACATAACACATATACTAAGCAAAATAAActgttattaaaaataaaatcaactatatattttaaaagttcATATTATCCATaagattataaatattattttattttgcttaCATTGTTATATTGATAATAGTAATTAAGGTTATAATAACAAAGTCATTCCAAGTATGAGTGAAAActgatataaatatattttaaatcacACAGAGAAAAAAATTTGTGTGAATAACATGTTACAATTATGGAGTTGTTTATCCTAAATATTAGGTAATGCAATATGCTTTTTGTCTTCCttgattttttcaataaataaataaaaatcatatgCTAAAATTCTTAAGTTCTTAActtactaaatattttacttgctataacttattaaatttatgggttttaaattttaaattaggtaagttaaaaatatagctattatctttttttttagggtaatttacgatttagtccctggatattaccattattaacaaaccagtccctgtatttttaaaaacctattaaaacgtccttatgttttatttccgtcaacgaaatagtcc
This Manihot esculenta cultivar AM560-2 chromosome 6, M.esculenta_v8, whole genome shotgun sequence DNA region includes the following protein-coding sequences:
- the LOC110618104 gene encoding protein EXORDIUM-like 3, translating into MTLPPPISLLPLLTVVSLICAVYPVSGWRPWPHLRPNSSDLLYAGSKKFEGSSEFVHLRYHMGPVLTANITVHTIWYGTWQKPQKKIIREFISSISAARSTHPSVAGWWKTVQLYTDQTGANISRSVRLGEEKNDRFYSHGKSLTRLSIQSVIKSAVTARSKPLPINPKSGLYLLLTSDDVYVQDFCGQVCGFHYFTFPSIVGYTLPYAWVGNSAKLCPGVCAYPFAVPDYIPGLKPKKSPNGDVGVDGMISVIGHEIAELATNPLVNAWYAGQDPTSPVEIADLCEGIYGTGGGGSYTGQLLEAHDGATYNMNGIRRRYLVQWLWSHVVSYCTGPNALDQ